One Methylobacterium sp. 77 DNA window includes the following coding sequences:
- a CDS encoding dicarboxylate/amino acid:cation symporter translates to MAQTTFHAGGSAPTVAPPHEPWYKVLYIQVLIAIGLGILLGYLHPEWGKSVKWMGDAFIALIKMMIAPIIFCTIVHGIASIGDLKKVGRVGLKALVYFEVVSTIALLIGVLVGEVVKPGAGFNADVSKLDGKSVEKYAKMAADDSVTGHIMALIPKSFFDAFATGDLLQVLLISILTGVVVTGMGKRGEAITHAIDSMGQIFFRIIGLVVKLAPIGAFGAMAFTIGQYGIGKVVDLAWLVGTFYVTAFLFVVLVLGGIARVAGFSIFKFLAYIKDELLIVLGTSSSETVLPHMMTKMRRLGASDSVVGLVIPTGYSFNLDGTNIYMTLASLFLAQAVGADLSFGQYATIILVAMLTSKGASGVTGAGFITLAATLSAIPNNPVPVAAMTLILGVDKFMSECRALTNLIGNGVATVVVSRWEGELDLDKLKEVMDNPISIGTDISDHSPNMDSEPAPRPAVAAQ, encoded by the coding sequence ATGGCTCAGACCACATTCCATGCCGGAGGCAGCGCGCCGACCGTGGCACCCCCTCATGAGCCTTGGTATAAAGTCCTCTACATTCAGGTGCTGATCGCCATCGGGCTCGGCATCCTGCTCGGCTACCTGCATCCCGAATGGGGCAAGTCCGTCAAATGGATGGGCGACGCCTTCATCGCGCTGATCAAGATGATGATCGCGCCGATCATCTTCTGCACCATCGTCCACGGCATCGCCTCCATCGGCGACCTCAAGAAGGTCGGCCGCGTCGGCCTGAAGGCGCTGGTCTATTTCGAGGTGGTCTCCACCATCGCCCTCCTGATCGGCGTCCTCGTCGGCGAGGTCGTCAAGCCCGGCGCCGGCTTCAATGCCGACGTGAGCAAGCTCGACGGCAAGTCGGTCGAGAAATACGCCAAGATGGCGGCCGACGATTCCGTCACCGGCCATATCATGGCGCTGATCCCGAAGAGCTTCTTCGACGCCTTCGCCACCGGCGACCTGCTCCAGGTCCTGCTGATCTCGATCCTCACCGGCGTCGTCGTCACCGGCATGGGCAAGCGCGGCGAAGCCATCACCCACGCCATCGACTCGATGGGGCAGATCTTCTTCCGCATCATCGGCCTCGTGGTGAAGCTCGCGCCCATCGGTGCCTTCGGCGCCATGGCCTTCACCATCGGTCAGTACGGCATCGGCAAGGTGGTCGATCTCGCCTGGCTCGTCGGCACCTTCTACGTCACGGCCTTCCTGTTCGTGGTCCTGGTGCTCGGCGGCATCGCCCGGGTGGCCGGCTTCTCGATCTTCAAGTTCCTGGCCTACATCAAGGACGAACTCCTCATCGTGCTCGGCACCTCGTCCTCCGAGACGGTGCTGCCGCACATGATGACGAAGATGCGCCGCCTCGGTGCCTCCGATTCGGTGGTCGGCCTCGTCATCCCCACCGGCTACTCGTTCAATCTCGACGGCACCAACATCTACATGACGCTGGCGTCGCTGTTCCTGGCCCAGGCCGTGGGCGCGGACCTGTCGTTCGGCCAGTATGCCACCATCATCCTCGTGGCGATGCTGACCTCAAAGGGCGCCTCGGGCGTCACCGGCGCCGGCTTCATCACCCTCGCGGCCACGCTCAGCGCCATCCCCAACAATCCGGTGCCGGTGGCCGCCATGACCCTGATCCTCGGCGTCGACAAGTTCATGTCGGAATGCCGGGCGCTCACGAACCTCATCGGCAACGGCGTGGCCACCGTCGTGGTCAGCCGCTGGGAGGGAGAGCTCGATCTCGACAAGCTGAAAGAGGTGATGGACAACCCCATCTCCATCGGCACGGACATCTCGGACCATTCGCCGAACATGGATTCGGAGCCCGCTCCCCGTCCAGCCGTCGCCGCCCAGTAG
- the msrB gene encoding peptide-methionine (R)-S-oxide reductase MsrB: MTETQNGTVERTEAEWRQILTPDQYRVLREHGTERAGTSCHNAEKRPGTFHCAGCDAPLFENTTKFESGTGWPSFFDPIDGAVETKSDRSHWMVRTEVHCARCKGHLGHVFDDGPAPTGLRYCMNGVSLRFEPNT; this comes from the coding sequence ATGACCGAGACCCAGAACGGCACTGTCGAGCGGACGGAAGCCGAGTGGCGCCAGATCCTGACGCCGGATCAGTATCGCGTCCTGCGCGAGCACGGGACGGAGCGGGCGGGGACGAGCTGCCACAACGCCGAGAAGCGGCCGGGCACGTTCCACTGCGCCGGCTGCGATGCGCCGCTGTTCGAGAACACCACCAAATTCGAATCCGGCACCGGCTGGCCGAGCTTCTTCGATCCGATCGACGGTGCGGTGGAGACCAAATCCGACCGCAGCCACTGGATGGTGCGGACCGAAGTGCATTGCGCACGCTGCAAAGGTCATCTCGGCCACGTTTTCGACGATGGCCCCGCACCGACGGGCCTGCGCTACTGCATGAACGGCGTTTCGCTCCGTTTCGAGCCGAATACCTGA
- a CDS encoding YihY/virulence factor BrkB family protein, with protein MGAALVALSLAPRSRSPKRDDGEPEPRRNEGARSHSGRNAEWVAATQVHRGRAAGSPTEITRAGWKDIAVRVYLEFNKDRVLAVAAGVTFFTLLSLFPAIAALVSCYGLVADVGAINEHLSSMQGVLPSSAIDIIGEQVKRIAAKDNGTLGLTFFSSLVLSLWSANAAMKAMFDALNVVYEEDEKRSFVMLNLRSLTFTVGALGFTILALTSIVVLPVVFNFFGFGQGARLIALLRWPGLLVVLLGGLSLLYRYGPSRERPRWRWVGTGGAVAGLLWLAASILFSWYVASFGNYNETYGSLGAAIGFMTWIWISTTIVLLGAEINAEMEHQTARDTTTGPERPMGDREARMADTIGAAA; from the coding sequence ATGGGGGCGGCGCTCGTCGCCCTGTCGCTGGCGCCCCGGTCGCGAAGCCCGAAACGGGACGATGGCGAGCCGGAGCCGCGCCGCAACGAGGGCGCCCGCTCGCATAGCGGCCGCAATGCGGAATGGGTGGCGGCGACCCAGGTCCATCGCGGCCGGGCGGCGGGAAGTCCGACCGAGATCACCCGCGCCGGATGGAAGGACATCGCCGTCCGCGTCTACCTGGAATTCAACAAGGACCGCGTGCTGGCGGTCGCGGCCGGCGTCACCTTTTTCACCCTGCTGTCGCTGTTCCCGGCCATCGCCGCCCTGGTCTCGTGCTACGGCCTCGTCGCCGATGTCGGAGCGATCAACGAACACCTCTCCAGCATGCAGGGGGTGCTGCCCTCCAGCGCCATCGACATCATCGGCGAGCAGGTGAAGCGCATCGCCGCCAAGGACAACGGCACGCTGGGCCTGACCTTCTTCTCCAGCCTCGTCCTCTCGCTCTGGAGCGCCAATGCCGCGATGAAGGCGATGTTCGACGCCCTGAACGTCGTCTACGAGGAGGACGAGAAGCGCTCCTTCGTGATGCTGAACCTGCGCTCACTCACCTTCACCGTCGGAGCGCTCGGCTTCACCATCCTCGCGCTCACCAGCATCGTCGTGCTGCCGGTCGTGTTCAATTTCTTCGGCTTCGGGCAGGGCGCCCGCCTCATCGCCCTGCTGCGCTGGCCGGGCCTCCTCGTCGTCCTGCTCGGAGGGCTCTCGCTGCTCTACCGCTACGGTCCGAGCCGCGAGCGGCCGCGCTGGCGCTGGGTCGGCACCGGCGGGGCCGTCGCCGGCCTGCTCTGGCTCGCCGCCTCGATCCTGTTCTCCTGGTATGTCGCCAGCTTCGGCAATTACAACGAGACCTACGGCTCGCTCGGCGCCGCCATCGGCTTCATGACCTGGATCTGGATCTCGACCACGATCGTGCTCCTGGGGGCCGAGATCAACGCCGAAATGGAGCACCAGACCGCGCGCGACACCACGACCGGACCGGAAAGGCCGATGGGCGACCGCGAGGCGCGGATGGCCGACACGATCGGCGCGGCAGCGTGA
- a CDS encoding malonyl-CoA synthase produces the protein MRNHLFDLIRASLPADPATRTFLETGDGARISYADMLDRSAAYASALKALGVRTGDRVAVQVEKSAEVVFLYLGAVRAGAVFLPLNTAYTAPEIAYFLSDAEPALFVCDSARLAALEPVAAEAKVSALRTLDASGRGSMAEAADAASADFADVARGPDDLAAILYTSGTTGRSKGAMLSHDNLASNAVTLVEAWRFTADDVLIHALPVFHTHGLFVATNVVLLAGATAIFLPKFDPKQVLPLMARATAMMGVPTFYTRLLREPGLTPEAVGKIRLFVSGSAPLLAETHRDWQARTGHAILERYGMTETNMNTSNPHDGERIAGTVGMPLPGVSLRVVDPETGRALPADAVGMIEVKGPNVFRGYWRMPEKTAAEFKADGFFITGDLGKIDARGYVHIVGRGKDLIITGGYNVYPKEVENEIDALPGVVESAVIGLAHADFGEGVTAIVVARPDAPGEQEILRILEGRLARFKCPKRVLFADELPRNAMGKVQKNLLREAHAELYRR, from the coding sequence ATGCGTAACCATCTCTTCGACCTCATCCGGGCGAGCCTGCCCGCCGACCCCGCCACCCGGACCTTCCTCGAGACCGGCGACGGCGCGCGGATCAGCTATGCCGACATGCTCGACCGCTCGGCCGCCTATGCCTCGGCCCTCAAGGCGCTCGGGGTGAGGACCGGCGACCGCGTCGCCGTTCAGGTCGAGAAGAGCGCCGAGGTGGTGTTCCTCTATCTCGGCGCGGTTCGGGCCGGCGCCGTCTTCCTGCCGCTCAACACCGCCTATACCGCCCCGGAGATCGCGTATTTCCTGTCGGATGCCGAGCCGGCTCTGTTCGTCTGCGACTCGGCCCGGCTCGCCGCCCTGGAGCCGGTCGCCGCCGAGGCGAAGGTGTCCGCCCTGCGCACCCTCGACGCGTCGGGTCGCGGCAGCATGGCGGAGGCGGCGGACGCGGCGAGCGCCGATTTCGCCGATGTGGCGCGCGGTCCCGACGACCTCGCGGCGATCCTCTACACCTCCGGCACCACCGGGCGCTCGAAGGGCGCCATGCTCAGCCACGACAATCTCGCCTCCAACGCCGTCACCCTGGTGGAGGCTTGGCGCTTCACCGCCGACGACGTGCTGATCCACGCCCTGCCGGTGTTCCACACCCACGGCCTGTTCGTCGCCACCAACGTCGTGCTGCTGGCCGGCGCCACCGCGATCTTCCTGCCGAAATTCGACCCGAAGCAGGTGCTTCCGCTGATGGCGCGGGCGACGGCGATGATGGGCGTGCCGACCTTCTACACCCGCCTCCTCAGGGAGCCGGGCCTCACCCCGGAGGCGGTGGGCAAGATCCGCCTGTTCGTCTCCGGCTCGGCGCCACTCCTCGCCGAGACGCACCGGGACTGGCAGGCCCGCACCGGCCACGCCATCCTCGAACGCTACGGCATGACCGAGACCAACATGAACACCTCGAACCCCCATGACGGCGAGCGCATCGCCGGCACGGTGGGCATGCCCCTGCCGGGCGTCTCGCTCAGGGTGGTCGACCCGGAGACGGGCCGCGCGCTTCCTGCCGATGCGGTGGGAATGATCGAGGTGAAGGGGCCGAACGTGTTCCGGGGCTACTGGCGCATGCCGGAGAAGACGGCGGCCGAGTTCAAGGCGGATGGGTTCTTCATCACCGGCGATCTCGGCAAGATCGACGCGCGCGGCTACGTCCACATCGTCGGGCGCGGCAAGGACCTCATCATCACCGGCGGCTACAACGTCTACCCGAAGGAAGTCGAGAACGAGATCGACGCGCTTCCGGGCGTGGTCGAATCCGCCGTGATCGGCCTGGCCCATGCCGATTTCGGCGAAGGCGTCACCGCGATCGTCGTCGCCCGCCCGGACGCGCCGGGCGAGCAGGAGATCCTGCGGATCCTCGAAGGGCGCCTCGCCCGGTTCAAATGCCCCAAGCGCGTCCTCTTCGCCGACGAGCTGCCGCGCAACGCCATGGGCAAGGTGCAGAAGAACCTGCTGCGCGAGGCGCATGCGGAGCTCTACCGCCGCTGA